A region of the Calditrichota bacterium genome:
TGGTTGTCCACCTGAACAAAGACCAGCCCGTGGGTGGCGCCGGCCAGCACCCAGTCCACGTTGATGGGCACTAACTTGCGCTCGTTGCGCTTCCCCGGCAGTTTCCAGATGCGATCCACCAGGAAAGAGCTCGCCGGTCTGGTGAAGCTGGAATTGAACAGCTCGGGCTGGAGCAGAAGAGGGATGAGGGAGTCGGGGACCACCCGCGCCAACTGCAGCCGCACGCTGGGGAGGTTCACGTACTCCATGGGATACCGACGGTCGCCAAGTGCCTCCAAGACGCCTGGGCCCGAGGTCATGATCAGCCGGCTGGAGTAGGGTCCGGTGGTCAGGCGCAGTCGCGCCCCGCCCACCAACCGATTGCCGTACACGTCGGTGAGTGAATCATCGATGACTACCTGGTAAGCCGTGTCAGGCAGGAGAGGAAACCACAGATCCACAGTTTCCAGGTAGTAGATGCGCTCGAAATACCTTTCCGGGATTTCCACTGGCGGCGCAAAGTGGAGATGCCTGACCAGGTCAGCAGGAGTAACAGGATTGCTGAATTTGAAGGAAAGCGGCTCTTGCGGGTCGTGACCTATCTGCTCTTTCAGCTCCAGGAGGCGTAAGTCGCCGTACGTCTGGAACCTGATCTTTTGCTCACGCAGGAGACCGAGAGAGCCCTGGGCAGCCAGCAGCCCCTCTTTGAGCACAACCACATACGCGGTCTGGCGCCGCAGGGGCGCTTTCGGCCACAGCATGAGGACGGTGGAACTGTCGCCTCGTACGCGCCAATCGCCCTGGAGCTCCTGAGCACTGGGATGTGAAACCGTAAAGGAAACGGGGCGCCCGGTCTTTTGCTCCCTCCAGCTCAGATATGGCGTAGCCCTGGCCGGCGACATGGGGATGTTGAAGAACAGGACCACTGCCTGCTCCAGCAGCACCCCAGAAGCGCCGTCCTCCGGCTGCACGTTGGTGAGCTGGGGGCGCGGGGTCTCGAATTCCCATACAACTTCCTGGGCAAGGGCCTCACCACTCAGCGCCGTGACGCCCGCCGGCACCTTCACCGTGAAGCGCGTGGCATAGGGCAGCGTATCCCTTGGCACAAAGGCGAGCGAGGTTGTGCCCAGCCAGCGATAGGTGCCGACAAGAGGCGGTTCGATGAGTAAGGGACCCTCGGTCGCCACCTCGCCAAGGGCCTGCAGGGGAACCATCGGCTGGTTGAAAGTCACCACGATACTGCGACAGTCGCCAAGCGAGGTAACTGGCCCCTTGGGGGTGGTGGCCACCACCGCAAGCGGCTCTTGAGGCGAACTGCGGGCGCCCCCCATTGTGCCGGCACCAATAACCAAAGCCAGCAGTGCAGCGACTCCGGGCCACTTCATCGGTGTACCCTCCTTTAGTGACGCGGCGCACATGCTTTCATCGTGCGGAAGGGCAACAATTCACCCGCGAGGCCAAACCGCTTGCCTCGTCGGCCGGACTCTCATGCCCCTCTCCCCGTGGTCAGGACGCACGATGTGTCTCTCCGCCGAATGCTCGTGAGGAAAGTTCGTGGTGGGTTAGCTACTCAGGACCCCATCCCCCATCTTGCAAAGTTCTGGCTTAGAAACGGATTTTCCGCTTGCTGGCCTGGTCAGGCGCACCTTGGTCGCGCAACGGGGCGCCGCTGTGCTTGTTGCAGTAGGCAGTCGGGGCCTGTTGGCGCGGGAATACCTCCGAGACGATCTCCGGGCAGCTCTCCGTAGCCAGGAGCTTGGTCTCGTTGCAGATTTCCACCCGCACCACCGACTCGGGCATGACAAAGTCTTCCACCGGGAGCTGCAAGGTGTCGTGGGCTGCCTTCATGAAGGGTGCCCAAATAGGAAGGGCCGCCACTGCGCCGGACTGACCGCCGCCCAGGGTCACGGAGGGGTCATCGACTCCCACCCACACGCCTGCGGCAATCTGCGGCGTGAAGCCGATGAACCAGGCGTCGGAAAACTCGTTGGTGGTGCCGGTCTTGCCTGCGGCTGGCCGAGTGAAGCCGTACACCGTGCGCGCCAGACGTCCCGTGCCCCAACCCATATCCAACACGCTGCGCATCATGTCGGTGATGATGTAGGCGCTCCGCTCGGACAGCACCTCCTGCGGCACCGGGTGGTACTCTTCCAGCACGTTGCCGAATTTGTCCTCAACGCGCAGGATCGCCAGCGGGCGCATCAGCACACCCTTGTTGCCGAAGGCGGCGAACGCAGCCACCATCTCTAAGGGAATGACCGTCTCTGCGCCGAGGGCTAAGGCCGGCACCGGCGAAAGCGGCGTGCTGATGCCCAGCCGCCTGGCGTACTCCACCACCACCTCGGGGGGAACAGCCTCCAGGATCAACCGGGCGGTCACCAGATTCAACGATCTGGCGAGGGCCTCGCGCAAGGTGGTCTTGCCTCCCACGGAGCCGTCGTAATTGGACGGCGTCCAGCGCTTGCCGCCGGGCACGTCCAGCACCACCGGTTGGTTGAGCAGCTCATAGCACGGCGGGTAGCCATTGTCGATGGCCGCCAGGTAGACGAACGGCTTGAAGGCCGAGCCCGGCTGGCGGTGCGCCTGTGTGGCGCGATTGAACTCCGATTCGCGAAAATCGCGCCCACCCACCATGGCCAGGATGTATCCGGTGCTCGGCTCCAGGGCCACCAGTGCCACCTGCACCTTGGCCTTCTCGTTGAGCAGCGAGTCCACAAAGGCACGGTCGCGCATGAGCGTCCGTAGCCCGGTCTTCTTGAGGAGCGAAGGCGGCACCAGCTTGGCGAACTCGCTTTCCGGATGGGCAAGAATCCAGGCGCGCTGCCGCGCCTCCACGGTGCGGATGTGACCAGCAATAGCGCGATTGGCGCACGCCTGCACCCTGGTGTCCAGCGTGGTGAACACGCGCAAGCCGCCCGTGTAGATGTCCATCCCATAGCGCGCAATGAGCTCCCGCCGGACGTGCTCCGCAAAGTAAGGGGCTAACTCCTGCTCCACCGGCTCGCGGCTCACCACGCCCAAGGGGGCCTCTATTGCCGCCCGGTACTCCTCTTCGCTGATGTACTTGAGGTCCCGCAT
Encoded here:
- a CDS encoding PBP1A family penicillin-binding protein, producing MKRKFRRSLQATVSRNSGEEQRGPRWRRPVAIMLVVVILGFAAYLLALTRQLPSLKQLEEYSPELSTKLYAADGQVFKEFYVKNRVLVPLASMPDYVWKSVLASEDHRFFHHWGVVPQRWVKAAFSGVLRMRTPRGVSTLTQQLARDLYLTKEKSISRKIKEVFTAIQIERTYSKREILEMYLNQSYLGPGVYGVEAAASYYFGKHIQEVTLPEAALLTALLPNAGYYSPFRYPERALSRRNLVLRRMRDLKYISEEEYRAAIEAPLGVVSREPVEQELAPYFAEHVRRELIARYGMDIYTGGLRVFTTLDTRVQACANRAIAGHIRTVEARQRAWILAHPESEFAKLVPPSLLKKTGLRTLMRDRAFVDSLLNEKAKVQVALVALEPSTGYILAMVGGRDFRESEFNRATQAHRQPGSAFKPFVYLAAIDNGYPPCYELLNQPVVLDVPGGKRWTPSNYDGSVGGKTTLREALARSLNLVTARLILEAVPPEVVVEYARRLGISTPLSPVPALALGAETVIPLEMVAAFAAFGNKGVLMRPLAILRVEDKFGNVLEEYHPVPQEVLSERSAYIITDMMRSVLDMGWGTGRLARTVYGFTRPAAGKTGTTNEFSDAWFIGFTPQIAAGVWVGVDDPSVTLGGGQSGAVAALPIWAPFMKAAHDTLQLPVEDFVMPESVVRVEICNETKLLATESCPEIVSEVFPRQQAPTAYCNKHSGAPLRDQGAPDQASKRKIRF